One window from the genome of Marinobacter bohaiensis encodes:
- the alr gene encoding alanine racemase, with the protein MGRHTRARIDLAALRHNYALAGRLAGDAQAMAVVKADGYGHGLERVASALEGMAKRYAVATLEEAERLREAGIQQPVVLLQGFHDDADVATCHALGLEPVIHSDHQIDALADSGSTVTVWLKVNTGMNRLGFAPGDVDDRVRRLRGLDGVTLRGMVTHYACADDRNDGMTAHQNALFTDLAARYPELAFSAANSAGHFRPEAPRFHWTRPGIMLYGATPMIEESAAELGLRAVMTLESRLTAVRTLAPGEAVGYGASWRAERPTPMGIVAIGYGDGYPRHAPTGTPVWVAGARVCTLGRVSMDMLAVDLSGAPQARPGDRVELWGAQVSVDEVAQRAGTIGYELLTGVTARVPRVYEDPVVSG; encoded by the coding sequence ATGGGACGGCACACCCGCGCACGTATCGATCTGGCGGCCCTGCGCCACAACTACGCGCTGGCCGGTCGTTTGGCCGGCGATGCCCAGGCCATGGCGGTGGTCAAGGCCGATGGCTATGGTCACGGACTGGAGCGGGTCGCCTCAGCCCTTGAGGGCATGGCGAAGCGCTACGCGGTGGCAACGCTGGAGGAGGCGGAGCGGCTGCGTGAGGCCGGCATCCAGCAACCGGTGGTGCTGCTGCAGGGTTTCCACGACGACGCCGATGTGGCTACATGCCACGCCCTCGGGCTGGAGCCGGTGATTCACAGCGATCACCAGATCGACGCCCTGGCGGACAGCGGATCGACCGTCACCGTCTGGCTCAAGGTCAACACCGGCATGAACCGGTTGGGATTCGCGCCGGGCGACGTGGACGACCGGGTCCGCCGCCTGCGCGGGTTGGATGGCGTTACTCTCAGGGGCATGGTTACCCACTATGCCTGCGCCGATGACCGCAACGACGGGATGACGGCACACCAGAACGCGCTCTTCACGGACCTGGCAGCGCGCTATCCCGAGCTGGCGTTCAGTGCCGCGAACTCCGCCGGTCATTTCCGGCCGGAAGCCCCACGTTTCCACTGGACCCGTCCCGGTATCATGCTTTATGGCGCCACACCGATGATCGAGGAAAGCGCGGCCGAACTGGGCCTGCGCGCGGTGATGACGCTGGAATCGCGGCTCACCGCCGTGCGCACCCTGGCGCCGGGCGAGGCGGTGGGCTATGGCGCAAGCTGGCGCGCCGAGCGGCCCACGCCCATGGGCATCGTGGCCATTGGTTACGGCGACGGCTACCCGCGTCATGCGCCTACCGGAACGCCGGTATGGGTGGCGGGTGCCCGGGTTTGCACGCTGGGCCGGGTTTCCATGGACATGCTGGCGGTGGACCTGTCCGGAGCGCCCCAGGCGCGGCCGGGCGACCGGGTGGAGTTGTGGGGCGCGCAGGTGTCTGTAGACGAGGTGGCGCAGCGGGCCGGTACCATCGGCTACGAGCTGCTGACCGGCGTTACCGCCCGGGTGCCGCGGGTCTACGAGGACCCGGTGGTCTCTGGTTAA
- the rpsR gene encoding 30S ribosomal protein S18: MARFFRRRKFCRFTAEGVKEIDYKDLDTLKSYITETGKIVPSRITGTKARYQRQLATAIKRARYLALLPYSDSHDK; encoded by the coding sequence ATGGCTCGTTTTTTCAGACGTCGTAAGTTCTGCCGCTTCACGGCAGAAGGTGTCAAGGAGATCGATTACAAGGATCTGGACACCCTGAAAAGCTACATCACTGAAACTGGCAAGATCGTGCCCAGCCGTATCACCGGCACCAAGGCACGCTATCAGCGTCAGCTGGCTACCGCGATCAAACGTGCGCGCTACCTGGCCCTGCTGCCGTATTCCGATAGCCACGACAAATAA
- a CDS encoding ATP-binding protein — protein sequence MSIDWQTTPAAIWRRHRQALRAVRAIDPVRLDELLEVDRQKQSLVTNTERFLDGLPANNALLWGARGTGKSSLIKAILNTYFERGLRIVEVDRDDLLYLPEIVDDLRDLDYRFIIFSDDLSFERGEGTYKALKSVMEGSIESPPDNIKVYATSNRRHLMPEYMKDNQQAEVVDGELHPGEAIEEQVSLSDRFGLWLSFYPFNQDEYLHLVDALFPHVEDREELHRLAIRFALGKGGRSGRAARHFYNTYSDYFG from the coding sequence ATGAGTATCGATTGGCAAACCACGCCGGCGGCCATCTGGCGCCGCCACCGTCAGGCTTTGCGTGCCGTTCGGGCGATTGACCCGGTGCGGCTGGACGAACTGCTGGAAGTCGACCGCCAGAAGCAGTCGCTGGTCACCAATACCGAGCGCTTCCTCGATGGCCTGCCGGCCAACAACGCGCTGCTGTGGGGTGCCCGGGGTACGGGCAAGTCGTCGCTGATCAAGGCGATTCTCAACACCTATTTCGAGCGCGGCCTGCGCATTGTGGAAGTCGATCGCGACGACCTGCTGTACCTCCCGGAAATCGTCGACGACCTGCGCGACCTGGACTACCGCTTCATTATCTTCTCCGACGACCTGTCGTTCGAGCGGGGCGAGGGCACCTACAAGGCGTTGAAGAGCGTGATGGAGGGTTCCATCGAGAGCCCGCCGGACAACATCAAGGTCTACGCCACCTCCAACCGCCGCCACCTGATGCCGGAATACATGAAGGACAACCAGCAGGCGGAAGTGGTCGACGGTGAGCTGCATCCCGGCGAGGCGATCGAGGAGCAGGTTTCCCTGTCGGATCGCTTTGGTCTGTGGCTGTCCTTTTACCCGTTCAACCAGGACGAGTACCTGCATCTGGTGGACGCGCTGTTCCCGCACGTGGAAGACCGCGAGGAGCTGCACCGGCTGGCGATCCGCTTCGCCCTGGGCAAGGGCGGTCGCAGCGGGCGGGCGGCCCGGCACTTCTACAACACCTATTCCGACTATTTCGGTTAA
- the rlmB gene encoding 23S rRNA (guanosine(2251)-2'-O)-methyltransferase RlmB, which yields MAQEFVFGWHAVDAVLKREPARLQQVWIQTGRQDKRAQGIVQALDELGVRWQEVHRRELDSRVDGVHQGIVAQVAASKEWQEDDLLAALSGWDAPFLLILDGVTDPHNLGACLRSADAAGVQAVVVPKDKSASLNPTVRKVACGAAESVPLVRVTNLARFMRSLQDAGVWLIGTAGEARATVYQADFRGPVALVMGAEGKGMRRLTREHCDSLIHIPMHGQVDSLNVSVATGVCLYEAVRQRLA from the coding sequence GTGGCGCAGGAATTCGTATTTGGTTGGCACGCCGTGGATGCCGTGCTCAAGCGTGAGCCGGCAAGGTTGCAGCAGGTCTGGATCCAGACCGGCCGGCAGGACAAGCGGGCCCAGGGCATTGTCCAGGCGTTGGATGAGCTGGGCGTGCGCTGGCAGGAAGTGCATCGCCGCGAGCTGGACAGTCGGGTGGACGGTGTGCACCAGGGTATCGTCGCCCAGGTGGCGGCATCGAAGGAGTGGCAGGAAGACGATCTACTGGCAGCGCTGTCCGGCTGGGACGCGCCGTTCCTGCTGATCCTCGATGGCGTCACCGACCCACACAATCTGGGGGCCTGCCTGCGCAGCGCCGATGCGGCCGGCGTCCAGGCGGTGGTGGTGCCCAAGGACAAGTCGGCGTCCCTCAACCCCACCGTGCGCAAGGTGGCCTGTGGTGCCGCCGAATCCGTGCCGCTGGTGCGGGTCACCAACCTGGCGCGCTTCATGCGTTCCCTGCAGGATGCGGGCGTGTGGCTGATCGGCACCGCCGGAGAAGCGCGGGCGACGGTCTACCAGGCGGATTTCCGCGGTCCGGTGGCGCTGGTGATGGGCGCCGAGGGCAAGGGCATGCGCCGGCTGACCCGTGAACACTGCGACAGCCTGATCCACATCCCCATGCACGGCCAGGTGGACAGCCTCAACGTGTCCGTCGCCACGGGCGTCTGCCTGTACGAAGCGGTGCGCCAGCGGCTGGCGTAA
- the rnr gene encoding ribonuclease R codes for MVSKKRTKNDPHAEREAQKYDNPVQSREYILEHLRQRGAPATHPTLCEELGQTSEEGIEAIRRRLIAMCRDGQLICNRRNAYLPLEEADLISGRVQGHRDGFGFLVPDDGSSDLFLSARQMRQVFHGDRVAARVDHVDERGRREGRVVEVLEHGTEQIVGRLFRESGIAFVVPENPRVSHDVLVAEEDCGSARHGQYVVVDVVRQPTLRTKATGRVVEVLGDHMAPGMEIAVAIRSHDIPHAWPSDVGKQAAAIPEVVTEPDKQNRVDLRDLPLVTIDGEDARDFDDAIFCERRPRGGFRLLVAIADVSHYVRPGTPLDEEALSRGNSVYFPDHVVPMLPEKLSNGLCSLNPEVDRLCLVADMTISANGRIGGYTFYQAVMHSKARLTYTSVSDMLERPESGIGRKLRSKYAHVAPNLDDLYALYKVLRAARTERGAIDFETTETRIIFDASRKIEEIVPVTRNDAHKIVEECMLCANVATARFLKRHKVPALYRVHDGPAEERLSALRLFLAELGLQLGGGEKPTSADFQALLEQVRERPDASVIQMVMLRSLSQAVYSPDESGHFGLGFASYAHFTSPIRRYPDLIVHRAIKSIIHGQADTGTVVQPDERDQELAVYPYDHARMVQLGEHCSMTERRADDATRDVMAWLKCEYLKEHVGEEFDGVIASVVPFGFFVELEGIFIEGLVHVSTLSGDYFHHDAAKHRLVGERTAISFRLGDAVRVQVVRVGLEDRKIDLELMSKPQRRKADRDALPERGSRQDKGGDAGKGRDKGKGKRDGGRKSTRRGKSPKSGSGKPMSAKDMLAQEAAREAEKTSSKPGGRKSPSAKKPAKARGKKKSGGQ; via the coding sequence ATGGTTTCAAAGAAAAGAACGAAGAACGATCCTCACGCCGAACGTGAGGCACAAAAGTACGATAACCCGGTGCAGAGCCGCGAATACATCCTCGAACATCTGCGTCAGCGCGGCGCTCCCGCCACTCATCCCACCCTGTGCGAAGAACTGGGCCAGACCAGCGAGGAAGGCATCGAAGCCATCCGCCGCCGGCTGATCGCCATGTGCCGCGACGGTCAGTTGATCTGCAACCGGCGCAACGCCTACCTGCCGCTTGAAGAAGCGGACCTGATTTCCGGCCGGGTGCAGGGGCATCGTGACGGTTTCGGTTTCCTGGTGCCCGACGACGGCAGCAGCGATCTGTTCCTCAGTGCCCGGCAGATGCGCCAGGTGTTCCACGGTGACCGGGTCGCCGCGCGGGTCGACCACGTCGATGAGCGTGGCCGTCGCGAAGGTCGGGTGGTCGAGGTGCTGGAGCACGGCACCGAGCAGATTGTCGGTCGCCTGTTCCGTGAAAGCGGCATTGCGTTTGTGGTGCCGGAGAATCCGCGGGTCAGCCACGATGTGCTGGTGGCCGAAGAGGATTGCGGCAGTGCCCGCCACGGCCAGTACGTGGTGGTAGACGTGGTGCGACAGCCGACCTTGCGCACCAAGGCGACCGGTCGCGTCGTCGAGGTGCTGGGGGATCACATGGCGCCGGGCATGGAGATCGCGGTGGCGATCCGATCCCACGATATTCCGCACGCCTGGCCGTCCGACGTGGGCAAGCAGGCGGCGGCGATTCCCGAAGTGGTTACCGAGCCGGACAAGCAGAACCGGGTCGACCTGCGCGACCTGCCGCTGGTCACCATCGACGGCGAGGACGCCCGCGACTTCGACGACGCCATCTTCTGCGAGCGTCGTCCGCGCGGCGGGTTCCGGTTGCTGGTGGCGATTGCCGACGTATCCCATTACGTGCGGCCCGGCACGCCGCTGGACGAGGAAGCCCTGTCCCGCGGGAACTCGGTGTACTTCCCGGATCATGTGGTGCCGATGCTGCCGGAGAAGCTCTCCAACGGCCTGTGTTCGCTGAATCCGGAAGTCGACCGGTTGTGCCTGGTGGCGGATATGACCATCAGCGCCAACGGGCGCATCGGCGGCTACACCTTCTACCAGGCCGTCATGCACTCCAAGGCGCGGCTGACCTACACCTCGGTCAGCGACATGCTGGAGCGTCCGGAGTCAGGCATCGGTCGCAAGCTGCGCTCCAAGTACGCGCACGTGGCGCCGAACCTGGATGATCTGTACGCCCTCTACAAGGTGCTGCGCGCGGCGCGGACCGAGCGCGGCGCCATCGATTTCGAGACCACCGAGACCCGCATCATCTTCGACGCGTCCCGCAAGATCGAAGAGATCGTGCCGGTCACGCGCAACGACGCCCACAAGATCGTCGAGGAGTGCATGCTGTGCGCCAACGTCGCCACCGCGCGCTTCCTCAAGCGCCACAAGGTGCCGGCGCTGTACCGGGTGCACGACGGCCCGGCGGAGGAGCGCCTGTCGGCACTGCGGCTTTTCCTGGCGGAGCTGGGGCTGCAACTGGGCGGCGGCGAGAAGCCGACCTCGGCCGATTTCCAGGCGCTGTTGGAGCAGGTCCGGGAGCGGCCCGATGCCAGCGTGATCCAGATGGTCATGCTGCGCAGCCTGAGTCAGGCGGTCTACAGTCCGGATGAGAGCGGTCACTTCGGCCTGGGTTTTGCCAGCTACGCTCACTTCACCTCGCCCATCCGGCGCTACCCGGATTTGATCGTGCACCGGGCCATCAAGTCGATCATCCACGGCCAGGCCGACACCGGCACCGTGGTGCAGCCGGATGAGCGGGACCAGGAGCTGGCGGTGTATCCCTACGACCACGCGCGCATGGTCCAGCTCGGTGAGCATTGCTCCATGACCGAGCGCCGTGCCGACGATGCCACCCGCGACGTGATGGCATGGCTCAAGTGCGAATACCTCAAGGAGCACGTGGGCGAAGAGTTCGACGGCGTGATCGCCTCGGTTGTGCCGTTCGGCTTTTTTGTGGAGCTGGAAGGCATCTTTATCGAGGGGCTGGTGCATGTCTCCACCCTTAGTGGCGATTACTTCCATCACGATGCCGCCAAACACCGGCTGGTGGGGGAGCGTACCGCCATCAGTTTCCGGCTGGGGGATGCCGTGCGGGTCCAGGTCGTGCGTGTCGGCCTGGAAGATCGCAAGATCGACCTGGAGTTGATGAGCAAACCGCAACGCCGCAAGGCGGATCGGGATGCGCTGCCCGAGCGGGGCAGTCGCCAGGATAAGGGCGGCGATGCCGGCAAGGGGCGCGACAAGGGCAAAGGCAAGCGCGATGGCGGGCGTAAATCCACGCGTCGCGGCAAATCGCCGAAGTCCGGTTCCGGCAAGCCGATGAGCGCCAAGGATATGCTGGCTCAGGAAGCGGCCCGGGAGGCGGAGAAGACGTCCTCCAAGCCCGGTGGCCGGAAATCTCCGTCCGCCAAAAAGCCCGCCAAAGCGCGAGGCAAGAAGAAATCCGGCGGTCAGTAA
- a CDS encoding acyl-CoA dehydrogenase family protein, with product MIPRTLFDSDLEGFRDSVRKFLQQEAVPHHAQWEKDGQVSREIWRKAGELGFLCPCLPEEYGGVGADFRYSAVIMEEIVRATTSGLGWALHSDIVAPYILHYGTDEQKRTYLPKLASGEMIGAIAMTEPGAGSDLQGVKTSAIRDGDHYVLNGSKTFITNGQMADLVIVVAKTDPKEGAKGTSLLLVETAWEGFERGQNLEKVGLKAQDTSELFFQDVKVPVGNLLGSGEGQGFMQLMQELPAERLQVALTAVAAAEAAWDWTRDYVKERKAFGKPVIGFQNTRFKLAEMKADITAARVFVDRCLELHLEKKLDVPTAAMLKQWTTDLQCRVMDECVQLHGGYGYMWEYPIARAWADSRVQRIYAGTNEIMKEIVGRTF from the coding sequence ATGATTCCACGCACGTTATTCGACTCCGATCTGGAGGGCTTCCGGGACTCGGTCCGCAAATTCCTGCAGCAGGAGGCGGTGCCGCATCACGCGCAATGGGAGAAAGATGGCCAGGTCAGCCGTGAGATCTGGCGCAAGGCCGGCGAGCTGGGCTTCCTGTGTCCCTGCCTGCCGGAAGAGTACGGCGGTGTCGGCGCCGATTTCCGCTACAGCGCGGTGATCATGGAGGAGATCGTGCGGGCCACCACATCGGGCCTGGGCTGGGCGCTGCATTCGGACATCGTCGCGCCCTACATCCTGCATTACGGCACCGATGAGCAGAAGCGGACTTACCTGCCCAAACTGGCCAGCGGCGAGATGATCGGCGCCATCGCCATGACCGAACCCGGCGCCGGCTCCGACCTGCAGGGCGTCAAGACCAGCGCCATCCGTGACGGCGACCACTACGTCCTGAACGGCTCCAAGACCTTCATAACCAATGGCCAGATGGCGGACCTGGTGATCGTGGTGGCCAAGACCGATCCGAAGGAAGGCGCCAAGGGCACCAGTCTGTTGCTCGTGGAAACCGCCTGGGAGGGCTTCGAGCGTGGCCAGAACCTGGAGAAGGTCGGGCTCAAGGCCCAGGACACCTCGGAGCTGTTCTTCCAGGACGTCAAGGTGCCGGTCGGCAATCTGCTGGGCAGCGGCGAAGGGCAGGGGTTCATGCAACTGATGCAGGAGCTGCCCGCCGAGCGCCTGCAGGTGGCTCTGACCGCGGTGGCCGCCGCCGAAGCCGCCTGGGACTGGACCCGCGACTACGTCAAAGAGCGCAAGGCCTTCGGCAAACCGGTGATCGGCTTCCAGAACACCCGCTTCAAACTGGCGGAAATGAAGGCGGACATCACCGCGGCCCGGGTGTTCGTGGACCGCTGCCTGGAGCTGCACCTGGAGAAGAAGCTTGATGTGCCCACCGCCGCGATGCTCAAGCAGTGGACCACGGACCTGCAGTGCCGCGTGATGGACGAATGCGTCCAGTTGCACGGCGGCTACGGCTATATGTGGGAATACCCGATCGCCCGGGCCTGGGCCGATTCCCGCGTGCAGCGCATCTACGCCGGTACCAACGAGATCATGAAGGAAATCGTGGGGCGTACCTTCTAG
- the rplI gene encoding 50S ribosomal protein L9 gives MEVILLEKVANLGSLGDKVKVKAGYGRNFLLPFGKAVPATETNIKEFEARRAELEKAANERLAAAQARAEKLEGQSFTIASKAGDEGKLFGSIGVRDIADAVSTGGTEVEKSEVRMPEGPIRAIGEFDIELQLHTDVTVEVKVAVVAE, from the coding sequence ATGGAAGTTATTCTGCTCGAGAAAGTCGCAAACCTGGGCTCCCTGGGAGACAAGGTAAAAGTTAAAGCGGGTTACGGTCGTAACTTCCTGCTGCCGTTCGGCAAGGCAGTTCCCGCGACCGAAACCAATATCAAGGAATTTGAAGCGCGTCGCGCCGAGCTGGAAAAAGCCGCCAACGAGCGTCTGGCAGCTGCCCAGGCTCGCGCCGAGAAGCTGGAAGGCCAGTCCTTCACCATCGCCTCCAAGGCGGGTGACGAAGGCAAGCTGTTCGGCTCCATCGGTGTTCGCGATATCGCCGATGCAGTCAGCACTGGCGGTACCGAAGTCGAGAAGAGCGAAGTTCGTATGCCGGAAGGCCCGATCCGTGCGATCGGCGAATTCGACATCGAACTGCAGCTGCACACCGACGTCACTGTTGAAGTGAAGGTTGCTGTTGTAGCTGAGTGA
- the dnaB gene encoding replicative DNA helicase yields the protein MANPIEKATVQDADTSRIKVPPHSLEAEQAVLGGLMLDNSKWDAVSEVIAAADFYRQDHRLIFGAIERLAGEGEPLDVVTLSEFLERAGDIEDAGGLTYLAELAEKTPGASNIKAYANIVRERAVLRRLIEVSGEIADSAFNPLGRTSDELLDEAERNVFQIAESRSKEGSGPQSINPILTKALGRIEELFESGDAITGITTGFSDLDEWTSGMQPSDLIIIAGRPSMGKTTFSMNVVENALLGSEKPALVFSMEMPADAIVMRMLSSLGRIDQTRMRSGRLEEDDWPRLTSAVSLLKDKPLYIDDTPGLSPTEMRSRARRVARENNGEIGLIMVDYLQLMRVPGNTEGRTAEISEISRSLKALAKELQCPVVALSQLNRSLEQRPNKRPVNSDLRESGAIEQDADVIMFIYRDEVYNEDTPDKGIAEIIIGKQRNGPIGTVRLAFLGKYTKFEDLAHGDYGGDY from the coding sequence ATGGCCAATCCCATCGAAAAAGCGACTGTCCAGGACGCCGATACCTCCCGTATCAAGGTGCCTCCCCATTCCCTGGAAGCCGAGCAGGCGGTGCTTGGCGGTCTCATGCTGGACAACAGCAAGTGGGACGCCGTTTCCGAAGTGATCGCCGCTGCCGACTTCTATCGTCAGGATCACCGGCTGATTTTCGGCGCCATCGAACGGCTGGCCGGCGAGGGCGAACCCCTCGACGTGGTCACTCTCAGCGAATTCCTGGAGCGTGCCGGCGACATTGAGGACGCCGGTGGCCTGACCTATCTGGCCGAGCTGGCGGAGAAGACGCCCGGCGCCTCCAACATCAAGGCGTACGCCAACATCGTGCGCGAGCGGGCGGTGCTGCGCCGCCTGATCGAAGTGTCGGGCGAGATCGCCGATTCTGCTTTCAACCCCCTGGGCCGCACCAGTGACGAACTGCTGGACGAAGCTGAACGCAACGTTTTCCAGATCGCCGAGTCACGCTCGAAAGAGGGCAGCGGCCCCCAGTCGATCAACCCCATCCTGACCAAGGCGCTGGGCCGGATCGAGGAGCTGTTCGAGTCCGGTGACGCGATCACCGGTATCACCACGGGCTTCTCCGATCTGGACGAATGGACCTCGGGGATGCAGCCGTCCGACCTGATCATCATCGCCGGCCGGCCGTCCATGGGTAAGACCACGTTTTCCATGAACGTGGTGGAGAACGCGTTGCTGGGCAGCGAGAAGCCGGCCCTGGTATTCAGTATGGAGATGCCCGCCGACGCCATCGTGATGCGGATGCTGTCCTCCCTGGGCCGCATCGACCAGACCCGCATGCGGAGTGGCCGGCTGGAGGAAGACGACTGGCCCCGGCTGACCTCGGCGGTCAGCCTGCTCAAGGACAAGCCGCTCTATATCGACGACACGCCGGGCCTGAGTCCCACGGAAATGCGCTCGCGGGCGCGTCGGGTAGCACGGGAGAACAACGGCGAAATCGGTCTGATCATGGTCGACTACCTCCAGTTGATGCGGGTGCCGGGTAACACCGAAGGCCGGACGGCGGAGATCTCCGAGATCTCGCGTTCCCTGAAGGCGCTGGCCAAGGAACTGCAGTGTCCGGTGGTGGCGTTGTCCCAGCTCAACCGAAGCCTGGAGCAGCGCCCCAACAAGCGACCGGTCAACTCGGACCTGCGGGAATCCGGTGCGATCGAGCAGGACGCCGACGTCATCATGTTCATCTACCGGGACGAGGTCTACAACGAGGACACCCCGGACAAGGGTATCGCCGAGATCATCATCGGTAAGCAGCGGAACGGTCCCATCGGCACCGTGCGGCTGGCGTTCCTGGGCAAGTACACCAAGTTCGAAGATCTCGCCCACGGCGATTACGGCGGCGATTACTAG
- a CDS encoding sugar nucleotide-binding protein, protein MNVLVVHDYGPLGRLVLEALRGTHLSIRPLLINSPDDVDAAALDDWIPAETDLIVNTLWHNDPEAAESDPETIRQWTFSIPMALAEHARAHRMALLQLTTCYVFDGRKQSAYITSNPGQPFSQLGNWQWECEQGLRTLLPHHLILRTGWSLERFIRKITASAEGATQLELSSRHRGQPVALKDLARVIRALVLQIDCGAEVWGTYQYAGAEEISQYELGLEIVNALPELESVHVVDKIPDWARLEPQNTTLGCIKIRNTFGIKQQPWRTRLKEEASLLAGSTEAALP, encoded by the coding sequence GTGAATGTTCTGGTTGTACACGATTACGGCCCGCTTGGCCGACTGGTGCTCGAAGCCCTCAGGGGCACGCATCTGTCCATACGCCCGCTACTGATCAACAGTCCGGACGACGTGGATGCCGCGGCACTGGATGACTGGATTCCCGCGGAAACCGACCTGATCGTCAACACCCTCTGGCATAACGATCCGGAAGCCGCCGAATCGGACCCGGAAACCATCCGCCAGTGGACCTTTTCCATCCCCATGGCCCTTGCGGAACACGCTCGCGCCCACAGGATGGCCCTGCTGCAGCTCACCACCTGCTACGTCTTCGACGGCCGCAAGCAAAGCGCCTACATCACCTCCAATCCGGGCCAGCCGTTCAGCCAGCTGGGCAACTGGCAGTGGGAATGTGAGCAGGGGTTGCGTACGCTGCTGCCGCATCATCTGATCCTGCGCACTGGCTGGAGCCTGGAGCGCTTTATCCGCAAGATTACCGCCTCCGCCGAAGGGGCCACGCAACTGGAGCTGTCCAGCCGCCACAGAGGCCAGCCGGTCGCGCTCAAGGACCTGGCACGCGTGATTCGCGCGTTGGTGCTGCAGATCGACTGCGGGGCCGAGGTCTGGGGCACGTACCAGTACGCCGGCGCCGAGGAAATCAGTCAGTACGAGTTGGGGCTGGAGATTGTCAACGCGTTGCCGGAGCTGGAGTCCGTGCACGTGGTGGACAAGATTCCCGACTGGGCGCGACTGGAGCCGCAGAACACCACTCTGGGTTGCATCAAGATCCGCAATACCTTTGGCATTAAGCAGCAGCCCTGGCGCACGCGCCTGAAAGAGGAGGCATCGCTGCTGGCCGGAAGCACCGAAGCGGCGCTGCCGTAA
- a CDS encoding flavin prenyltransferase UbiX, with translation MTEGKTADSPPSRPTVNLAFTGASGAQYGLRLLQCLLAAGCRVHVMISKAAQVVIATETELSLPGSPDAMQAYLAGTFDAEPDQLLVFGREDWFAPPASGSGSRDPLVICPCSTGTLSALATGASNNLIERAGDVALKERRPLILVPREAPFSEVHLENMLRLTRMGAVIMPASPGFYHRPQSVADLVDFIVARLLDHLGLPQDLMPRWGEDRVTRKLAGKTDNGRP, from the coding sequence TTGACTGAAGGCAAGACAGCGGATTCTCCACCCTCCCGGCCCACTGTTAACCTGGCGTTTACCGGGGCTTCCGGTGCCCAGTACGGGCTGCGTCTCCTGCAGTGTCTGCTGGCCGCCGGCTGCCGGGTGCATGTGATGATCAGCAAGGCGGCCCAGGTGGTCATCGCCACCGAAACCGAGCTGAGCCTGCCCGGCTCGCCGGACGCGATGCAGGCGTATCTGGCCGGGACGTTCGATGCCGAGCCGGATCAGTTGCTGGTGTTCGGGCGTGAAGACTGGTTCGCGCCGCCGGCGTCGGGCTCGGGCAGCCGCGACCCGCTGGTGATCTGCCCCTGCAGCACCGGCACCCTGTCGGCGCTGGCCACCGGTGCCAGCAACAACCTGATCGAGCGGGCCGGCGACGTAGCCCTGAAGGAGCGCCGTCCGCTGATCCTGGTGCCGCGCGAGGCGCCGTTCTCGGAAGTGCATCTGGAGAACATGCTGCGGCTGACCCGCATGGGCGCGGTGATCATGCCCGCCAGCCCCGGTTTCTACCACCGCCCGCAATCGGTGGCCGACCTGGTGGACTTCATCGTGGCGCGACTGCTCGACCACCTGGGGCTGCCGCAGGACCTGATGCCCCGCTGGGGCGAGGATCGGGTGACCCGGAAGCTGGCGGGTAAAACGGACAACGGACGCCCTTAA
- the rpsF gene encoding 30S ribosomal protein S6: protein MRHYEIVIMVHPDQSEQVPAMIERYTNTITEAGGAVHRLEDWGRRHLAYPINKIHKAHYVLFNVECSQDVLDELTHNFRFNDAIIRDLVIRRDDADTDPSPMKASENREERRSGGDDRPRRSESGERRPATEAKSEEA from the coding sequence ATGCGTCACTACGAAATCGTCATCATGGTACACCCGGATCAGAGCGAGCAGGTGCCCGCGATGATCGAGCGTTATACCAACACCATCACCGAAGCCGGTGGTGCTGTGCACCGTCTTGAAGACTGGGGCCGCCGTCACCTGGCTTACCCGATCAACAAGATCCACAAGGCTCACTACGTTCTGTTCAACGTTGAATGTTCACAGGACGTGCTCGACGAGCTGACTCACAACTTCCGTTTCAACGATGCGATCATCCGCGATCTGGTTATCCGTCGTGACGACGCCGATACCGATCCGTCGCCGATGAAGGCCTCCGAAAATCGCGAAGAGCGCCGTTCCGGTGGCGACGACCGTCCGCGTCGTTCCGAATCCGGCGAGCGCCGCCCGGCTACTGAAGCCAAGAGCGAAGAAGCTTAA